A stretch of the Snodgrassella alvi genome encodes the following:
- a CDS encoding bile acid:sodium symporter family protein, with protein sequence MNNLLKKFYIDPFLLAMLLVVGTATILPCQGSVKTFFSYLTTIAIALLFFMHGAKLSRQAVTEGIKHWRLHLLVFCSTFILFPLIGLCLRILVPNWLSPELYLGFLYLCALPATVQSAIAFTSVAGGNVAAAVCSASASSILGVFLSPVLVGLMMPTSGNSVDTAAAIESILMQLMLPFVIGHLARPLLANWIHQHKVWINRTDRSSILLVVYVAFSDAVVEGLWHKVNLGSIGMIVMLSLVILFLVITINTLVARLLGFKRADEITIVFCGSKKSLANGVPMANVLFPANMVGIMLLPLMIFHQLQLMICAVLAQRYARTNKPIS encoded by the coding sequence ATGAACAATTTGCTTAAAAAATTTTATATAGACCCGTTTTTACTGGCTATGCTATTGGTTGTCGGTACTGCTACTATTCTTCCGTGTCAGGGCAGCGTCAAAACTTTTTTTAGCTATCTAACTACCATCGCTATTGCACTACTTTTTTTTATGCATGGTGCCAAGCTGTCTCGACAGGCTGTTACTGAAGGAATCAAACATTGGCGGTTGCATCTATTGGTCTTTTGCAGCACATTTATCCTGTTTCCGCTAATTGGTCTATGTCTAAGAATACTGGTACCAAACTGGCTTTCTCCCGAGCTTTATCTTGGCTTTCTATATTTATGCGCCCTACCCGCCACTGTGCAATCCGCCATTGCCTTTACCTCCGTTGCTGGCGGAAATGTGGCTGCTGCTGTTTGCAGTGCTTCTGCCTCAAGTATCCTCGGTGTTTTTCTATCACCTGTTCTGGTTGGACTGATGATGCCAACCAGTGGCAACAGCGTTGATACCGCAGCAGCGATAGAATCCATTTTGATGCAGTTAATGCTACCTTTTGTAATCGGACACCTTGCACGCCCTTTATTAGCCAATTGGATTCATCAGCACAAAGTATGGATTAACCGTACAGACCGTAGTTCCATTCTGCTGGTGGTGTATGTGGCTTTCAGTGATGCAGTGGTTGAAGGCTTATGGCACAAAGTAAATCTGGGTTCAATTGGTATGATTGTGATGCTGAGCCTAGTGATTCTATTTCTGGTGATTACGATCAATACACTGGTAGCACGGTTATTAGGTTTTAAACGAGCCGACGAAATTACAATTGTGTTTTGCGGCTCCAAAAAAAGCTTGGCCAATGGCGTACCTATGGCCAATGTTCTGTTTCCTGCCAATATGGTAGGTATAATGCTCTTACCATTGATGATTTTTCACCAGCTACAATTGATGATTTGCGCTGTACTGGCGCAACGCTATGCTCGCACAAATAAACCAATTTCATAA
- a CDS encoding inorganic phosphate transporter: MAADTSFARSPLITRVNYAFAALLLGTIAYFIYWGLGYTNHHAPLLFIVATLFGAFMAFNIGGNDVANSFGTSVGAGTLTIPQALGIAAVFEVSGAVIAGGEVTKTIRHGIIDLGAMHLTPSQCINVMLAALLAAAIWLLIASKKGLPVSTTHSLIGGLVGAGLCLGYLVTGNSSALDLIQWNKMGEIGLSWVISPVLGGALSFILFNQIKKHVLDYNERMNIALKEIKQEKKAYKEKHKAWFEQLSETEKIKISSAIARDAENYSDPDYSVDELESDYYKKLADIESRKNSIDAFKALHSWVPLISACGGMMITAMLLFKGLTNLHLGLSVVTNFLLIIMIGALIWMATFIYAKTLKRKDLSKSTFLMFSWMQVFTAAGFAFSHGANDISNAVGPFAAIMDIIRTGDIAMDANAMIPAPVMITFGVALIVGLWFIGKEVIQTVGTNLAKMHPASGFTAELSSAAIVMLATLMGLPVSSTHILVGAVLGIGLVNHNANWKLMKPIALAWVITLPSAAILSVLIFLGLNSFF, from the coding sequence ATGGCCGCAGACACATCTTTTGCACGTTCGCCCTTGATTACACGGGTTAATTACGCTTTTGCTGCATTGCTACTTGGCACCATTGCCTATTTCATTTACTGGGGACTAGGCTATACCAATCATCATGCACCGCTATTATTCATTGTAGCTACCCTCTTTGGTGCATTTATGGCTTTCAATATCGGTGGCAATGATGTAGCCAATTCTTTTGGCACCAGCGTAGGTGCCGGTACGCTTACAATACCACAAGCTCTGGGTATAGCTGCAGTGTTTGAAGTTTCTGGTGCCGTCATTGCCGGTGGCGAAGTAACTAAAACCATCAGACACGGTATTATAGACCTTGGTGCCATGCATTTGACACCGTCACAATGTATAAATGTAATGCTAGCTGCATTGCTGGCAGCAGCCATCTGGTTACTGATTGCTTCGAAAAAAGGACTTCCGGTTTCAACTACCCACTCTCTAATTGGCGGTCTGGTTGGTGCCGGACTGTGTCTGGGCTATCTGGTCACCGGTAACAGCAGTGCACTAGATTTAATCCAGTGGAACAAAATGGGCGAAATCGGTCTATCATGGGTGATTTCTCCTGTACTTGGCGGAGCATTGTCATTCATTCTTTTCAACCAAATTAAAAAGCATGTACTTGATTACAATGAGCGTATGAACATAGCTCTGAAAGAAATCAAACAAGAAAAAAAAGCGTACAAGGAAAAGCACAAAGCGTGGTTTGAACAACTGAGTGAGACAGAAAAAATCAAAATTTCTTCTGCCATTGCACGCGATGCGGAAAATTATAGTGATCCAGACTACAGCGTAGATGAACTAGAATCGGATTATTATAAAAAGCTAGCTGATATAGAAAGCCGTAAAAACAGTATAGATGCGTTTAAAGCTCTACATAGCTGGGTGCCTCTGATTTCTGCCTGCGGTGGCATGATGATTACAGCTATGCTGTTATTCAAGGGATTAACCAATCTGCATCTGGGCTTGTCCGTAGTAACCAATTTTTTGCTAATCATCATGATTGGTGCCCTGATCTGGATGGCAACATTTATTTATGCCAAAACACTGAAGCGTAAAGATTTAAGCAAATCCACTTTTTTAATGTTTAGTTGGATGCAAGTATTTACAGCTGCTGGTTTTGCTTTCAGCCATGGAGCCAATGATATATCCAATGCAGTAGGCCCGTTTGCAGCCATTATGGACATAATTAGAACTGGTGATATTGCTATGGATGCCAATGCCATGATTCCAGCACCTGTGATGATTACTTTTGGTGTTGCCCTGATTGTCGGCCTGTGGTTTATCGGTAAAGAAGTGATTCAAACTGTGGGCACCAATCTTGCTAAAATGCATCCGGCTTCAGGATTTACCGCCGAACTATCTTCAGCAGCCATTGTAATGCTGGCTACGCTAATGGGCTTACCGGTATCCAGTACACATATTTTAGTCGGTGCTGTACTTGGAATTGGACTGGTTAACCATAATGCCAACTGGAAGCTGATGAAACCAATAGCACTTGCCTGGGTTATTACCCTTCCTTCTGCAGCAATTCTGTCGGTTTTGATTTTTCTCGGACTGAATTCTTTTTTCTGA
- a CDS encoding electron transfer flavoprotein-ubiquinone oxidoreductase, producing MTDTLERESMQYDVVIVGAGPSGLSAAIRLKQLAAKQQREISVCVVDKGSEVGAHIISGAVIDPHSLSELIENWQDKDAPLSCAVKQDSLLFLTEKKAYRLPTPASFNNQGNYIISLGVFCRWLAQQAEELGVEIYPGFAATEILYHADGSVRGIATGDMGVQRDGTPGDQYQQGMALLAQQTIFAEGCRGSLTKVLMQQFDLRRDCQHQTYGIGIKELWEIAPEKSKPGTVIHTIGWPLDQKTYGGSFLYHLNDNKVAVGFVIGLDYQNPYLSPYAEMQRYKTHPAIRATLEGGKRIAYGARALSEGGLQSLPKLTFPGGVLVGDTAGFLNVPRIKGIHAAMKSGMLAAEAVAEVLSEEASESSNAEAVNYTSLFRNSWLFSELNKVRNVRPAFKWGLLGGLVYGALEEYVFKGKAPWTLRHQRADYASLRPAQDCQKIDYPKPDGKLTFDRMSSVFLAGISHAENQPVHLRLHNPELAISVNYQKFASPETRYCPAGVYEIIEEAGEPQLQINAQNCVHCKTCDIKDPEQNIDWVCPEGGSGPNYADM from the coding sequence ATGACAGATACCCTTGAACGCGAGAGCATGCAATATGATGTTGTTATTGTGGGGGCCGGTCCGTCAGGTTTATCTGCTGCCATACGTTTAAAACAATTGGCCGCTAAACAACAGCGCGAGATTAGTGTATGCGTTGTTGATAAAGGTTCTGAAGTTGGAGCGCATATTATTTCCGGTGCTGTAATTGACCCTCATTCATTATCGGAGCTGATTGAAAATTGGCAGGATAAAGACGCTCCGTTATCGTGTGCGGTGAAACAAGACAGTTTGCTGTTTTTAACCGAAAAAAAAGCTTACCGTCTGCCAACGCCAGCCAGTTTTAATAATCAAGGCAATTACATCATTAGTCTGGGCGTGTTTTGTCGTTGGCTGGCGCAGCAGGCGGAAGAATTGGGCGTAGAAATATATCCTGGTTTTGCCGCTACAGAAATACTTTATCATGCTGATGGTTCGGTACGGGGAATTGCCACCGGCGATATGGGCGTTCAACGCGATGGTACTCCTGGTGACCAATATCAGCAGGGTATGGCATTGTTGGCACAACAGACTATTTTTGCTGAAGGTTGCCGCGGTTCGCTTACTAAAGTACTGATGCAGCAATTTGATTTAAGAAGAGACTGCCAGCATCAAACTTATGGAATCGGAATTAAAGAATTATGGGAAATCGCACCGGAAAAATCCAAACCCGGAACTGTGATTCATACTATAGGCTGGCCATTGGATCAGAAAACCTATGGCGGTTCTTTTTTGTATCATTTGAATGATAATAAAGTAGCAGTTGGTTTTGTGATTGGTCTGGATTATCAGAACCCTTATCTGTCTCCGTATGCAGAAATGCAGCGCTACAAAACTCATCCGGCCATTCGAGCTACATTAGAGGGTGGTAAACGTATTGCTTATGGTGCAAGAGCGCTGAGTGAAGGTGGCTTGCAAAGTTTGCCCAAACTAACGTTTCCTGGTGGTGTTCTGGTTGGTGATACTGCTGGTTTTCTGAATGTGCCGCGAATTAAAGGTATTCATGCCGCTATGAAATCCGGTATGCTCGCAGCAGAGGCCGTTGCTGAGGTATTAAGCGAGGAAGCTAGCGAAAGCAGTAATGCAGAGGCAGTAAATTATACAAGTTTATTCAGAAACAGTTGGTTATTTAGTGAGTTGAATAAAGTCCGCAATGTACGTCCTGCATTTAAATGGGGTCTGTTGGGAGGCCTAGTTTATGGTGCACTAGAAGAATATGTGTTCAAGGGTAAGGCACCATGGACTCTAAGGCATCAGCGGGCGGATTATGCGTCTTTACGACCAGCACAAGATTGCCAGAAGATTGATTATCCTAAACCGGATGGCAAACTCACATTTGATCGTATGAGTAGTGTATTTTTGGCTGGTATCAGCCATGCTGAAAACCAACCTGTACATCTTAGGCTACACAATCCAGAATTGGCCATTAGTGTTAATTATCAAAAATTTGCTAGTCCAGAAACGCGTTATTGTCCTGCTGGGGTGTATGAAATTATAGAAGAAGCAGGAGAACCACAATTGCAGATTAATGCGCAGAATTGTGTACACTGTAAAACCTGCGATATTAAAGATCCTGAGCAGAATATTGACTGGGTGTGTCCCGAAGGCGGTAGCGGACCAAATTATGCCGATATGTGA
- a CDS encoding diacylglycerol kinase — MPENNKQYANTIKGRTGIRRIFNAYGYSLAGLKAACSESAFRQLLWLNGILIVLVFVLDFGILTRMVLIMASFLSWIVELFNTAIEAAVDHTSLAKHPLAKRAKDTASAAQLLTMLLLAILWVLALWRDYLVNWF; from the coding sequence ATGCCGGAAAATAATAAGCAGTATGCCAATACTATTAAAGGTAGAACCGGTATACGCCGCATATTCAACGCCTATGGTTACTCTCTGGCTGGTTTGAAAGCGGCTTGCAGCGAATCGGCTTTTCGTCAGCTGTTGTGGTTAAATGGAATTTTGATTGTGCTGGTTTTTGTATTGGATTTTGGCATCCTGACGCGTATGGTTTTAATTATGGCTTCGTTTTTAAGCTGGATTGTAGAGCTCTTTAATACGGCTATTGAAGCAGCTGTGGACCATACTTCGTTGGCAAAACATCCGCTGGCCAAACGGGCTAAGGATACAGCATCGGCTGCTCAATTATTAACCATGTTACTACTGGCAATTTTATGGGTGCTGGCGCTGTGGCGAGATTATCTGGTTAACTGGTTTTAA
- a CDS encoding AEC family transporter — MHFLMILLPVFGIFVTGFIGQKILKFDIAGLSKMSLYILSPFLAFKTFYSHQLTSAYAYYAFYVLILCIGLIALVYLWSKICHYRNQDNCALILASCFMNNGNYGTPVILVFFGSAGFDIAVILMVLQQFVMSTLGTYFAAKGSDDVEGISQLTVLKKVLRMPIVYGALLGLTFQILHIPLSKEILLAVGMIGDSSIPVIMLILGMQLATLHIKQIELPKISFALILRLIVSPLWAVLLVYSMPLDLMAKKILIVLAAMPTAANTTLMSVQFNTKPQLVSSATFFSTVLSLITLPIVLMLVQPPVMNL, encoded by the coding sequence ATGCATTTTCTGATGATTTTATTACCGGTTTTCGGAATTTTTGTTACTGGATTCATCGGTCAGAAAATCCTTAAATTCGATATAGCCGGATTATCGAAAATGTCTTTGTATATTCTTTCTCCCTTTCTGGCCTTCAAAACGTTTTACAGCCATCAGCTTACTTCTGCTTATGCATATTATGCTTTCTATGTATTGATTTTGTGTATCGGACTGATTGCCCTGGTGTATCTGTGGTCGAAAATTTGTCATTACCGCAATCAGGATAATTGCGCCCTGATTTTGGCATCATGTTTTATGAATAATGGAAACTACGGTACACCGGTGATTCTGGTATTTTTCGGGAGTGCCGGTTTTGATATCGCTGTGATTCTGATGGTACTGCAACAGTTTGTTATGAGTACATTAGGCACTTATTTTGCAGCAAAAGGCAGCGATGATGTTGAAGGCATCAGCCAGCTCACGGTTTTGAAAAAAGTCTTACGCATGCCGATTGTATATGGTGCTTTGTTGGGTTTGACATTTCAGATACTGCATATTCCACTCAGTAAAGAAATACTGCTGGCTGTGGGAATGATAGGAGATTCTTCCATTCCTGTTATTATGCTTATTTTGGGTATGCAGCTGGCTACATTACATATTAAGCAGATTGAACTGCCCAAAATAAGCTTTGCGTTGATACTCCGATTGATAGTATCGCCTTTGTGGGCTGTACTGCTGGTGTATTCTATGCCGCTAGACCTGATGGCGAAAAAAATATTAATTGTTCTTGCTGCCATGCCGACAGCAGCCAATACCACATTGATGTCTGTACAGTTCAACACCAAACCACAACTAGTTTCTTCTGCTACTTTTTTCAGTACGGTATTAAGCTTGATTACCTTGCCGATAGTGCTGATGCTGGTGCAGCCGCCGGTTATGAATCTGTAA
- a CDS encoding LysR family transcriptional regulator: MKNHLQGMNLASLELFLVAAENENFSAAAEYLNITPAAVSRSIKRLEERIGIELFSRNTRKIKLTPEGKIYYKKCSEILESLISVERELKLQKESVAGRLKISVPESFFNYKMAPYLNKFCELYPNLKLDFHVTNRNIDFVAETYDLSVRLIQPETKLEPFLIKKKLHDATSGLFASPEYLSNNSMIQSPSDIKNHQCINFSISENNKKFLWNSVDNHSKRDFHYSNQIKVFDSILATKVLALNGCGIVHLFRFAVQNELQSNKLVEILPEYSNNHTWQFCFLYPESNRNLAKLRVFIDYFIENIK, translated from the coding sequence ATGAAAAACCATTTACAGGGTATGAATTTAGCTAGTCTTGAACTGTTTCTAGTAGCAGCTGAAAATGAAAATTTCTCAGCTGCTGCTGAGTATTTGAATATTACACCTGCTGCTGTTAGCCGCTCTATTAAAAGGCTTGAAGAAAGGATTGGTATTGAATTATTCAGTCGAAATACACGTAAAATCAAATTAACACCAGAGGGGAAAATTTATTATAAAAAATGCTCTGAAATTTTAGAATCATTAATCAGTGTTGAGCGAGAGCTTAAACTACAAAAAGAGTCTGTAGCTGGAAGACTAAAAATCAGTGTTCCAGAAAGTTTTTTTAACTATAAAATGGCGCCATATTTAAATAAATTTTGTGAACTATATCCAAATCTGAAGCTAGATTTTCATGTAACTAATCGAAATATTGATTTTGTGGCTGAAACTTATGATTTATCAGTGAGGTTGATTCAGCCTGAGACCAAACTTGAGCCCTTTTTAATTAAAAAAAAATTGCATGATGCTACATCCGGTCTGTTTGCTAGTCCTGAATATTTGTCTAACAACAGCATGATACAATCGCCTTCAGATATTAAAAATCATCAGTGTATCAATTTCAGCATTAGCGAAAATAACAAAAAATTCTTATGGAATTCTGTAGATAATCATTCAAAGAGGGATTTTCATTATTCGAACCAGATAAAAGTGTTTGACAGCATTCTTGCGACTAAGGTTCTTGCGTTGAATGGTTGTGGAATTGTACATTTATTTAGATTTGCGGTGCAGAATGAGTTGCAGAGTAATAAATTGGTAGAAATCTTACCTGAATATTCTAATAATCATACATGGCAATTTTGTTTTCTTTACCCAGAGTCAAATAGGAATTTAGCAAAACTTAGAGTTTTTATCGATTACTTCATTGAAAACATTAAATAA
- the hemH gene encoding ferrochelatase: MSKPFLSEPETSITETGVLLLNLGTPEAPTPQAVRPYLREFLSDQRVVELPRFLWQLLLRGIILPLRSRKSAHAYQTIWQDNGSPLLIGTQSLTQALSKALPESVITRFAMTYGQPCVVDVVQEMKKQGVANLLVVPLYPQYASSSSGAALDQLWRVLLKQRVQMAVRSITSFCADTNYIKTLAAHIHTHWKQYGRGECLLLSFHGIPLAQQQAGDIYVEHCHTTTQHLVSELGLKDNEYRLAFQSRFGYAPWVGPSTQDLFNQLPQAGIKKLDVVCPGFVTDCLETLEEINIRGKADFLAHGGEQFHYIPCMSSEDEWVKILIPLINQNLQGWL; this comes from the coding sequence ATGTCAAAACCATTTCTTAGCGAACCTGAAACATCTATCACAGAAACAGGTGTATTACTACTGAATCTTGGTACGCCCGAAGCACCAACACCTCAGGCTGTACGTCCCTATCTGCGTGAGTTTTTATCAGATCAGCGTGTGGTTGAGTTGCCACGTTTTTTATGGCAGCTGCTATTACGTGGCATTATCCTGCCTTTAAGGTCAAGGAAAAGTGCTCATGCTTATCAAACCATTTGGCAAGACAATGGTTCTCCGCTTCTAATTGGTACACAGTCGCTCACTCAAGCATTGTCTAAAGCTTTACCTGAAAGTGTGATCACCCGTTTTGCAATGACTTATGGTCAGCCATGTGTGGTGGATGTGGTGCAGGAAATGAAGAAGCAAGGTGTAGCAAATCTGCTGGTAGTACCCTTGTATCCACAATATGCAAGTTCAAGTAGTGGTGCGGCACTTGATCAGCTATGGCGTGTTTTACTTAAACAGCGTGTGCAGATGGCGGTACGAAGTATCACTAGTTTTTGTGCAGATACCAATTATATAAAGACCTTGGCAGCTCATATCCATACGCACTGGAAACAGTATGGACGCGGGGAATGTTTGTTGTTGAGTTTTCATGGTATTCCATTAGCTCAGCAACAGGCAGGTGATATTTATGTTGAGCATTGCCACACCACTACCCAGCATCTGGTTAGTGAGCTCGGATTGAAAGATAATGAATACCGACTGGCATTTCAGAGCCGGTTTGGTTATGCGCCATGGGTTGGTCCCAGTACTCAGGATTTATTCAACCAGCTACCACAGGCTGGAATAAAAAAACTTGATGTAGTATGTCCTGGATTTGTTACAGATTGTCTGGAAACACTAGAAGAGATTAATATTAGGGGTAAAGCTGATTTTCTGGCTCATGGGGGTGAACAATTTCATTATATTCCATGTATGAGCAGTGAAGATGAATGGGTAAAAATACTGATACCTTTAATCAATCAGAATCTGCAAGGCTGGCTGTAA
- a CDS encoding DUF484 family protein → MSIKEADVRAFLHAQPEWLYEHAAEFNLRPIESKIMSFQQGRMQFMQRKTEKMASQLVQMLGEADANHTLMAKFMAFDRRLLLVNTVAQWQRAIHDGLKNEFVLPDFALKIVTEAPKSVRIPASLMADDKVKAVAKKLNKPICGNLPVVVLRELLPVQPRLESFLQLPLRWQEQTLAILIVGHENEAHFTSDMATEWVNYMAENMAVVLARLLKLVR, encoded by the coding sequence ATGAGTATCAAAGAAGCAGATGTACGTGCGTTTTTACATGCTCAGCCAGAGTGGCTGTACGAACATGCAGCAGAGTTTAACCTGCGACCTATTGAAAGCAAGATAATGTCTTTCCAGCAGGGCCGGATGCAGTTTATGCAGCGTAAAACGGAAAAAATGGCTTCACAATTGGTACAGATGTTGGGAGAAGCGGATGCTAATCATACTTTGATGGCTAAGTTCATGGCTTTCGACCGACGCCTGCTCTTGGTAAATACAGTCGCTCAATGGCAAAGGGCAATTCACGATGGCTTGAAAAACGAATTTGTATTACCTGATTTCGCCTTGAAAATTGTTACCGAAGCACCTAAAAGTGTGCGTATACCTGCTTCTTTAATGGCAGATGATAAGGTTAAAGCTGTAGCAAAAAAACTGAATAAGCCCATATGTGGTAACTTACCTGTGGTTGTTTTACGGGAATTATTGCCCGTACAGCCTCGTCTGGAAAGCTTTTTACAACTGCCATTGCGCTGGCAGGAACAGACGCTAGCAATTTTGATAGTCGGCCATGAGAATGAAGCTCATTTCACATCGGATATGGCTACTGAATGGGTAAACTATATGGCAGAAAATATGGCCGTGGTACTGGCACGTCTGCTAAAACTGGTACGCTGA
- the thiE gene encoding thiamine phosphate synthase encodes MFTNPFLPIAAPLKFYAVVPSADWVARMVDAGANTVQLRNKSQIGSSLYRDIERSVAYAKDSPTQLFINDYWWEAVDCGAYGVHLGQEDLESADLVMIQSAGLRLGVSTHSSEELALALSVKPSYVACGAIFPTKTKTMPTQPQGLDKLRQYVLQAGSTPTVAIGGIDLSNAPDVLATGVSSLAVVRAVTDAVEPEKVVKAFQALWKE; translated from the coding sequence ATGTTTACGAATCCGTTTTTACCCATTGCCGCTCCGCTTAAATTTTATGCAGTTGTTCCTTCTGCAGACTGGGTAGCCCGAATGGTGGATGCAGGCGCTAATACCGTGCAGCTACGCAATAAAAGCCAGATAGGTTCGTCATTGTACCGTGATATTGAACGAAGTGTGGCCTATGCAAAGGATTCACCTACACAATTATTTATCAACGATTATTGGTGGGAGGCGGTAGATTGTGGTGCCTACGGTGTACATCTTGGACAGGAAGATTTGGAAAGTGCTGATTTGGTGATGATACAGAGTGCCGGTTTACGGTTAGGAGTAAGCACTCATTCTTCTGAAGAGCTTGCTCTTGCACTTTCAGTAAAGCCAAGCTATGTAGCTTGTGGGGCAATATTTCCTACCAAAACTAAGACAATGCCTACACAGCCTCAGGGATTAGATAAACTTAGACAATACGTGCTTCAAGCCGGAAGTACTCCGACGGTAGCCATTGGTGGCATCGATCTGAGTAATGCGCCTGATGTTCTGGCCACAGGTGTTAGTTCTCTGGCAGTAGTGCGAGCAGTAACAGATGCGGTTGAACCAGAAAAGGTGGTAAAAGCTTTTCAGGCTCTTTGGAAAGAATAA
- a CDS encoding DMT family transporter translates to MGINRQFSCKSIIYLLITVIGWGIMYPASKHAVSSGIDGYYLTFIRYVLGAVLVSVILIILEGKKSYQTEGKTLLLWFFGSIGFAGLNFLTFIGIGYSSAEHATIILALMPLLSLALTCIIHRSFPDSKTSFCMLLAFTGIVLVITNGNFSHLRASSSFIGDLLLLAATICWVIYTYFANIMISVYGWSALRVTALSSSLGTLSIIFITIAATLLGYASYPNFQAMAASKFDIFILVITTLVIISWNAGIKALGTINGVLFVNLVPVISYIIGLLQGHHVSYIEVLGMVITLIALIMNNLYMRKNQADI, encoded by the coding sequence ATGGGTATTAACAGACAATTTAGTTGCAAAAGTATTATATATCTATTGATTACGGTAATTGGTTGGGGAATTATGTATCCCGCATCCAAACATGCCGTATCTTCAGGTATTGATGGCTATTATCTTACTTTCATTCGTTATGTTTTGGGGGCAGTGCTTGTCAGTGTGATTTTAATCATTCTAGAAGGTAAAAAAAGTTATCAAACTGAAGGTAAAACCTTGTTACTCTGGTTTTTTGGAAGTATCGGCTTTGCAGGTCTAAATTTTCTCACGTTTATTGGAATAGGTTATTCTTCAGCAGAACATGCAACGATTATATTAGCTCTGATGCCTTTATTATCGCTTGCGCTAACATGCATTATTCATCGTAGCTTCCCCGATTCTAAAACTAGTTTCTGCATGCTATTAGCTTTTACTGGTATTGTTTTGGTAATTACTAATGGTAATTTTAGTCATTTGAGGGCTTCATCTAGCTTTATCGGCGATTTGCTACTATTGGCGGCCACTATCTGCTGGGTAATATATACCTATTTTGCCAATATTATGATTTCAGTATATGGCTGGAGTGCTTTACGTGTTACTGCGTTAAGCTCTTCTTTAGGAACATTGAGTATAATATTCATTACTATAGCGGCAACATTATTAGGTTACGCCAGTTATCCAAATTTTCAGGCAATGGCAGCCAGTAAATTTGATATTTTTATTTTGGTTATAACTACTTTAGTGATTATCAGTTGGAATGCAGGCATTAAAGCGCTTGGCACAATCAATGGAGTTTTATTTGTTAATTTGGTACCCGTTATATCGTACATTATTGGCCTTTTGCAAGGGCATCATGTTTCGTATATTGAAGTTTTGGGAATGGTAATTACGCTTATAGCATTAATAATGAATAATCTCTATATGCGTAAAAATCAAGCAGATATTTAG
- the dapF gene encoding diaminopimelate epimerase yields the protein MTKLKFTKMHGLGNDFMVIDGINQKFNPSTAPIAAWAQRHTGVGFDQLLLIEAPRQAEADFRYRIFNADGSEVEQCGNGARCFARFVYDKGLTSKKQIVVETAGGVIVPRLTDDGLVTVDMGVPLLAPEQIPFTAIDEDDARSISHQLVIGNETVSVTCINMGNPHAVIVVKDIEQAPVHRLGAAIENHKQFPQRVNVGFMQIVAPRRIRLRVFERGVGETQACGTGACAAVVAGISLGLLGDDEPVEVNLTGGQLLISWQQQPDAHVWMTGPTQSVFDGEIDYL from the coding sequence ATGACAAAGTTAAAATTTACCAAAATGCATGGCTTAGGTAATGATTTCATGGTTATTGATGGTATCAACCAGAAATTTAACCCGAGTACAGCACCAATTGCCGCATGGGCACAACGGCATACCGGAGTTGGATTTGACCAGCTTCTTCTGATTGAGGCACCACGACAAGCAGAAGCTGATTTTCGCTATCGGATTTTCAATGCAGATGGTTCTGAAGTGGAACAGTGTGGAAATGGCGCACGGTGTTTTGCCCGCTTTGTTTACGATAAAGGGTTAACCAGCAAAAAGCAGATTGTCGTAGAAACAGCTGGCGGTGTGATTGTGCCCCGTTTAACCGATGATGGTTTGGTAACAGTAGACATGGGTGTGCCGTTGTTGGCTCCGGAGCAAATTCCGTTTACCGCTATTGATGAGGATGATGCTCGTAGTATCAGCCATCAGCTTGTAATCGGCAATGAGACTGTTAGTGTTACCTGTATCAATATGGGCAATCCGCATGCGGTGATAGTGGTGAAAGATATTGAGCAAGCACCTGTACACCGGCTGGGAGCAGCTATTGAAAACCACAAACAGTTTCCTCAACGCGTTAATGTCGGTTTTATGCAGATTGTGGCACCACGCAGGATTCGTCTGCGTGTTTTTGAGCGAGGTGTTGGAGAAACTCAGGCCTGTGGTACGGGTGCCTGTGCTGCAGTTGTAGCCGGAATCAGTTTGGGATTACTGGGCGATGATGAACCGGTAGAAGTTAATTTGACTGGGGGGCAGTTATTAATCAGTTGGCAGCAGCAACCTGATGCTCATGTATGGATGACAGGGCCTACCCAGAGTGTTTTTGATGGGGAGATTGATTATTTATGA